A stretch of the Archangium violaceum genome encodes the following:
- the larB gene encoding nickel pincer cofactor biosynthesis protein LarB, whose translation MDEKTLTRLLEQVKDGKVSVDDAVGRLKDLPFAELGYATLDTHRSLRFGFPEVVLGEPKTAEQVLGIVGKLVERKQTVLVTRLQPDKAEALLAAFPKGEYHAVARIFHLKQGKPKAGTVAVVTAGTSDIPVAEEAAITAEAMGATVRRVYDVGVAGIHRLLRRREEIQGAHAAVVVAGMEGALASALGGLVGIPVVAVPTSVGYGANFGGVSALLAMVNSCASNVATMNIDNGFGGGFYAALISRTKGRR comes from the coding sequence ATGGACGAGAAGACGCTCACCCGACTGCTCGAGCAGGTGAAGGACGGCAAGGTCTCCGTGGATGATGCCGTGGGCCGGCTCAAGGACCTGCCGTTCGCCGAGCTTGGCTATGCCACCCTGGACACCCACCGCAGCCTGCGCTTCGGCTTCCCGGAAGTCGTGCTGGGCGAGCCCAAGACGGCGGAGCAGGTGCTGGGCATCGTGGGCAAGCTGGTGGAGCGCAAGCAGACGGTGCTGGTGACCCGGCTGCAACCGGACAAGGCCGAGGCGTTGCTGGCCGCCTTCCCCAAGGGCGAGTACCACGCCGTGGCGCGCATCTTCCACCTGAAGCAGGGCAAGCCGAAGGCGGGGACGGTGGCGGTGGTGACGGCGGGGACGAGTGACATTCCCGTCGCGGAGGAAGCGGCCATCACCGCGGAGGCGATGGGGGCCACGGTGAGGCGCGTGTACGACGTGGGCGTGGCGGGCATCCACCGGTTGCTGCGGCGGCGCGAGGAGATTCAAGGCGCGCACGCGGCGGTGGTGGTGGCGGGCATGGAAGGGGCGCTGGCGAGCGCGCTGGGCGGGCTGGTGGGGATTCCGGTGGTGGCGGTGCCGACGTCGGTGGGCTACGGGGCCAACTTCGGTGGCGTGTCCGCGCTGCTGGCGATGGTGAACTCGTGCGCGTCCAACGTGGCGACGATGAACATCGACAACGGCTTCGGAGGCGGCTTCTACGCGGCGCTCATCTCGCGCACGAAGGGCCGGCGCTGA
- a CDS encoding MarR family winged helix-turn-helix transcriptional regulator, producing the protein MTQRSNLPLDHALRMLGMVARMYRWAEARAQARPEQDLSLRQLSALYAIRDGISSPGQLARRMGVTPAVVTGLMDRLQQRGYVRREADPNDRRRFRLTLTESGLAVADTLGQALGEELAAQFENISKIELESLGRTLLLMERAMGALEARMPTSLAEGAGEADDS; encoded by the coding sequence ATGACCCAGCGTTCCAACCTTCCGCTCGACCATGCGCTCCGGATGTTGGGGATGGTCGCCCGTATGTACCGGTGGGCCGAGGCGCGTGCACAGGCTCGCCCGGAGCAGGACCTGAGCCTGCGTCAGCTCAGCGCGCTCTATGCGATCCGGGATGGCATCTCTTCTCCCGGGCAGTTGGCGCGGCGGATGGGCGTCACGCCCGCCGTCGTCACGGGGCTGATGGACCGCCTCCAGCAGCGCGGCTATGTGCGACGCGAGGCCGATCCGAATGACCGGCGGCGGTTCCGCCTGACGTTGACGGAGAGCGGCCTTGCGGTGGCGGACACCCTCGGACAGGCCCTGGGCGAGGAGTTGGCGGCCCAATTCGAGAACATCTCGAAGATCGAGTTGGAGTCACTGGGCCGCACACTGCTCCTGATGGAGCGGGCCATGGGCGCACTGGAGGCGCGCATGCCCACGTCCCTGGCCGAAGGCGCTGGCGAAGCCGACGATTCGTGA
- a CDS encoding cereblon family protein — protein sequence MNRSPGTWPVPGARRLKGTPAAPAEATPARQSEEETESRAPETPLCCVRCGHVITRERDRTTVNGRHAHTRVNPSGFVFHFGCFARAEGCLAIGPPTAEASWFPGFVWRIALCAACKTHLGWAFRGESDFLGLVLDRLTAPS from the coding sequence ATGAATCGAAGCCCAGGAACATGGCCGGTCCCGGGAGCGCGGCGGCTCAAGGGCACTCCCGCCGCCCCCGCCGAGGCCACGCCCGCCCGTCAATCCGAGGAGGAGACCGAGTCCCGGGCCCCGGAGACGCCGCTGTGCTGCGTGCGCTGCGGCCACGTCATCACGCGTGAGCGGGACCGCACCACGGTCAACGGCCGCCACGCCCACACCCGCGTCAACCCGTCCGGGTTCGTCTTCCACTTCGGCTGCTTCGCCCGGGCCGAGGGCTGCCTCGCCATCGGTCCTCCCACCGCGGAGGCGAGCTGGTTCCCGGGCTTCGTCTGGCGGATCGCCCTGTGCGCCGCGTGCAAGACCCACCTGGGATGGGCCTTCCGCGGCGAGAGCGACTTCCTGGGGCTGGTGCTGGACCGCCTCACCGCCCCGAGTTGA
- a CDS encoding dipeptide epimerase, whose product MLPTLITDLHLEPLDLALTEPFAIATGAPDMANNVLIRLKLADGTVGLGESAPLTAVSGETQASTLAAIASVREALLGRDARSWRPIAAWLGEALPGAPSARCGIELALLDALGRHYRMPLFAFFGGAGTGLDIDMTVTAGDEAHAASSARAIVARGIRTLKVKVGARSPEEDVRRMVAVRREAPGARLFADANGGYTVAQARTFLAGLEAAGIPLALFEQPVPREDWEGMAELTRSSRVPVCADESARTVKDVVRLVREGGAHGINLKLMKSGVVESLAMWNLARAHGLELMMGGMVESTLAMSSAAHFAAGLGGFDYADLDTHLFIREHSFRGGLRMQDGRVDIGHVQAGHGVDLG is encoded by the coding sequence ATGCTCCCGACCCTCATCACCGACCTGCACCTCGAGCCGCTGGACCTTGCCCTCACCGAGCCCTTCGCCATCGCCACGGGTGCGCCCGACATGGCGAACAACGTGCTGATCCGCCTGAAGCTGGCGGACGGGACGGTGGGCCTGGGCGAGTCGGCACCCCTCACCGCGGTGTCCGGTGAGACGCAGGCCAGCACACTCGCGGCCATTGCCTCCGTCCGCGAGGCGCTGCTCGGGCGGGACGCGCGGAGCTGGCGCCCCATCGCGGCGTGGCTCGGTGAGGCCCTTCCGGGTGCTCCCTCCGCGCGCTGCGGCATCGAGCTGGCGTTGCTGGATGCGCTGGGCCGCCACTACCGGATGCCGCTGTTCGCCTTCTTCGGAGGGGCGGGCACCGGGCTGGACATCGACATGACGGTGACGGCGGGTGACGAGGCGCACGCGGCCTCCTCGGCCCGGGCCATCGTCGCGCGGGGTATCCGTACCCTCAAGGTGAAGGTGGGCGCGCGCTCGCCGGAGGAGGATGTGCGGCGCATGGTGGCTGTTCGCCGGGAGGCGCCCGGGGCCCGGCTGTTCGCGGACGCCAACGGGGGCTACACCGTGGCGCAGGCGCGGACCTTCCTCGCGGGGCTGGAGGCGGCGGGCATCCCCCTGGCGCTCTTCGAGCAGCCCGTGCCTCGCGAGGACTGGGAGGGCATGGCCGAGCTGACCCGCTCGTCCCGGGTGCCCGTCTGCGCGGACGAGTCGGCCCGCACGGTGAAGGACGTGGTGCGTCTGGTGCGCGAGGGCGGCGCGCACGGTATCAACCTCAAGCTGATGAAGAGCGGCGTGGTGGAGTCGCTGGCCATGTGGAACCTGGCGCGCGCCCACGGGTTGGAGCTGATGATGGGCGGCATGGTGGAGAGCACGCTGGCCATGAGCAGCGCGGCGCACTTCGCGGCCGGGCTGGGCGGCTTCGACTACGCGGACCTGGACACGCACCTCTTCATCCGGGAGCACTCCTTCCGCGGTGGCCTGCGGATGCAGGACGGGCGGGTTGACATCGGGCATGTCCAGGCGGGCCACGGGGTGGACCT
- a CDS encoding MBL fold metallo-hydrolase: MTKVSQSRRPLRRFLSFLAGVLALSVGGVGVGGCIFSAPTWKGPRSDHFDGERFVNLEPREQRGSVLKWQLNRDPGPWTEWHDVPPGPPPPERVGRGGLRVTFINHATVLLQLDGLNILTDPIYSERCSPVSFIGPKRVRPPGIRFEDLPPIDVVVLSHNHYDHMDVATLRRLQEKFPEVRIFAGLGNRAFLEDKGLRHVTDVDWWQAFPLSPEVTLVSARTQHFSNRGLFDRNGTLWTGYVFRGPHGTTYFAGDTGWGRQFTETRERFGPIRLAVLPIGAYKPEWFMSPVHISPHEAVRASEDLGARYSVPIHYGTFRLADDGEMEPLGDLGRALTERGETAPEWWVLGFGEGRDVPPVVGASVPVLPVTTP, encoded by the coding sequence ATGACAAAGGTTTCCCAGAGCAGACGTCCGCTGCGCCGTTTCCTCTCCTTCCTGGCCGGGGTGCTGGCCCTCTCCGTGGGGGGCGTGGGCGTGGGCGGTTGCATCTTCTCCGCGCCCACCTGGAAGGGGCCCAGGAGCGATCACTTCGATGGCGAGCGCTTCGTCAACCTGGAGCCTCGCGAGCAGAGGGGCAGCGTCCTGAAGTGGCAGCTGAACCGCGATCCGGGTCCCTGGACGGAGTGGCACGACGTACCTCCCGGTCCGCCACCGCCCGAGCGCGTGGGCCGCGGTGGCCTGCGCGTGACGTTCATCAACCACGCCACGGTGTTGCTGCAGTTGGACGGGCTCAACATCCTCACCGACCCCATCTACAGCGAGCGTTGCAGCCCGGTCTCCTTCATCGGCCCCAAGCGGGTCCGGCCCCCGGGCATCCGCTTCGAGGACCTGCCCCCCATCGACGTGGTGGTGCTCAGCCACAACCACTATGACCACATGGACGTGGCCACCCTGCGGCGGCTCCAGGAGAAGTTCCCCGAGGTGCGCATCTTCGCCGGCCTGGGCAACCGCGCCTTCCTCGAGGACAAGGGCCTGCGCCACGTCACCGATGTGGACTGGTGGCAGGCGTTTCCCCTGAGTCCCGAGGTGACGCTGGTGAGCGCGCGCACCCAGCACTTCTCCAACCGTGGGCTGTTCGATCGCAACGGGACGCTGTGGACGGGCTACGTCTTCCGAGGGCCGCACGGCACCACGTATTTCGCGGGGGACACCGGCTGGGGCCGGCAGTTCACCGAGACGCGGGAGCGCTTCGGGCCCATCCGCCTGGCGGTGCTCCCCATCGGTGCCTACAAGCCCGAGTGGTTCATGTCCCCGGTGCACATCTCTCCGCACGAGGCCGTCCGGGCCAGCGAGGACCTGGGCGCGCGCTACAGCGTCCCCATCCACTACGGCACCTTCCGCCTCGCGGACGATGGCGAGATGGAGCCGCTGGGGGACCTGGGGCGCGCGCTAACGGAGCGGGGAGAGACCGCGCCCGAGTGGTGGGTGCTGGGCTTCGGCGAGGGGCGGGACGTGCCGCCGGTGGTGGGTGCCTCCGTCCCCGTGCTCCCAGTGACAACTCCGTAG
- a CDS encoding ABC transporter ATP-binding protein, giving the protein MAENVHVPLEVSGVTKVYPGGIQALDQVSFRIAPGERACLLGPNGAGKTTLIRLLTGALRPSSGRVSLFGLGVEDPDFLGAKRRVGIVPQSPGMYRDLTVDDYLQLVRDLYGSGNIAEVVDAFGLGSFRARRMAELSGGMQRRLSMAAALVSSPEVLLLDEPTVGLDPVATREVHTFLRKVMPGRTVLLCTHNLAEAEALCESAIILRQGRVLLHERIATLRQRIQPVLVLRAAQGPGRLMEALVAQGLVPTSEEDAVRVHVADAVAQAPELLRRLLATGLEVYECRVVTPSLEDLFLDVVGANDARA; this is encoded by the coding sequence TTGGCGGAAAACGTTCACGTGCCCCTGGAGGTCTCCGGCGTCACCAAGGTGTACCCCGGTGGCATCCAGGCGCTCGACCAGGTCAGCTTCCGGATCGCTCCGGGTGAGCGGGCCTGTCTGCTCGGCCCCAACGGCGCGGGGAAGACGACCCTCATCCGCCTTCTCACCGGTGCGCTCCGGCCCTCGTCGGGACGGGTGAGCCTCTTCGGGCTCGGCGTCGAGGACCCCGACTTCCTCGGGGCCAAGCGGCGCGTGGGCATCGTCCCCCAGTCCCCGGGCATGTACAGGGATCTCACGGTGGACGACTACCTCCAGCTGGTGCGCGACCTGTACGGCAGCGGGAACATCGCCGAGGTGGTGGACGCCTTTGGCCTCGGCTCCTTCCGCGCGCGGCGGATGGCGGAGCTGTCTGGAGGCATGCAGCGCCGGCTGTCCATGGCCGCCGCGCTCGTCTCCTCGCCGGAGGTGCTGTTGCTGGACGAGCCCACGGTGGGCTTGGACCCCGTCGCCACGCGCGAGGTGCATACCTTCCTGCGCAAGGTGATGCCCGGACGCACGGTGCTGCTGTGCACGCACAACCTGGCCGAGGCCGAGGCGCTCTGCGAGAGCGCGATCATCCTCCGCCAGGGCCGGGTGTTGCTGCACGAGCGCATCGCCACCCTGCGCCAGCGCATCCAGCCAGTGCTCGTGCTGCGTGCGGCCCAGGGTCCCGGGCGGTTGATGGAGGCCCTCGTCGCGCAGGGGCTCGTGCCCACGAGCGAGGAGGACGCGGTGCGCGTGCACGTGGCGGACGCGGTGGCCCAGGCGCCGGAGCTGTTGCGCCGGCTGCTCGCCACGGGCCTCGAGGTCTACGAGTGCCGCGTCGTCACGCCGAGCCTCGAGGACCTCTTCCTGGACGTGGTGGGGGCGAACGATGCTCGAGCGTGA
- a CDS encoding glycoside hydrolase family 5 protein has protein sequence MKTFGMFLGIAVFAAACGGPASEEAPDQPQVQPAPGEAQDVAQDPPQVQPAQRVPVSFFIQTPSNDWWMETRVTADPAPGRVEVSVNGGAWTEMNPAAWDANVWTRSQGFGGSRVRVRAVNSGGTATSCEVSYQPGITLPLCAADGVYATDIGTDAGTDAGVDAGTGTDAGVDAGTDAGVDAGTDAGTGTDAGTPGGAAGYLHTQGARIYASNGQEVRLTGVNWFGFEGPSRVPYGLHTRTLGSLLDQVKSLGYNMLRLPFSNDILRPGVYPNPLDISYTINPELRGLTSLEVMDRVIAAAKARGLRVVLDRHRPDSNSQSELWYRNSRATEEQAWIDDWKMLARRYKGDPTVVGMDLHNEPHGRATWGDGNLDTDWRLAAERAGNAILAENPDLLIIVEGIEIYQGNWYWWGGNLRGARDYPVRLNVAGRVVYSTHDYPESVYGQPWFQNKPATGYPANLPGVWDATWGFLVKENRAPVFVGEFGTKLQIDSDRQWLQTLSSYLKGNGMSFSVWSLNPNSDDTGGVLQDDWTTVQQAKQTLIAPALAPLIP, from the coding sequence ATGAAGACATTTGGGATGTTCCTGGGGATCGCGGTATTCGCCGCGGCGTGTGGAGGACCCGCGTCGGAGGAGGCACCAGACCAGCCGCAGGTGCAGCCCGCGCCGGGGGAAGCACAAGACGTGGCGCAAGACCCGCCGCAGGTGCAGCCGGCGCAGCGGGTGCCAGTGTCATTCTTCATCCAGACACCGAGCAATGATTGGTGGATGGAGACCCGCGTGACGGCGGATCCGGCTCCAGGGCGGGTCGAGGTGTCGGTGAATGGTGGTGCCTGGACCGAGATGAACCCCGCCGCCTGGGATGCGAACGTGTGGACGCGCTCTCAGGGGTTTGGCGGCTCGCGTGTGCGGGTGCGCGCGGTGAACAGCGGCGGTACGGCCACCTCGTGCGAGGTGTCCTATCAGCCCGGGATCACGCTGCCGCTGTGCGCGGCGGACGGTGTGTACGCAACGGACATCGGCACGGACGCGGGCACGGACGCAGGAGTGGATGCCGGCACCGGCACCGACGCGGGAGTGGACGCGGGCACGGACGCGGGAGTGGACGCGGGCACGGATGCCGGCACCGGCACCGACGCGGGGACTCCGGGCGGGGCCGCGGGCTACCTGCATACGCAGGGCGCGCGCATCTACGCGTCCAATGGACAGGAGGTGCGGCTCACGGGCGTGAACTGGTTCGGCTTCGAGGGTCCTTCACGCGTGCCCTATGGCCTGCACACGCGCACGCTGGGGAGCCTGCTCGATCAGGTGAAGTCGCTTGGCTACAACATGCTGCGCCTGCCCTTCAGCAACGACATCCTGCGCCCGGGCGTGTACCCGAACCCGTTGGACATCAGCTACACGATCAACCCCGAGCTGCGTGGGCTCACCTCGCTCGAGGTGATGGACCGCGTCATCGCCGCGGCGAAGGCGCGCGGGCTGCGCGTCGTGCTCGACCGCCACCGCCCGGACTCCAACAGTCAGTCGGAGCTCTGGTACCGCAACAGCCGCGCCACGGAGGAGCAGGCGTGGATCGACGACTGGAAGATGCTCGCGCGCCGTTACAAGGGCGATCCCACCGTGGTGGGCATGGACCTGCACAACGAGCCGCACGGCCGTGCCACGTGGGGTGATGGCAACCTCGATACGGACTGGAGGCTCGCCGCCGAGCGTGCGGGCAACGCCATCCTCGCCGAGAACCCGGACCTGCTCATCATCGTGGAGGGCATCGAGATCTACCAGGGCAACTGGTACTGGTGGGGCGGCAACCTGCGGGGTGCGCGCGACTACCCGGTGCGGCTGAACGTGGCGGGGCGCGTGGTGTACTCGACGCACGACTACCCGGAGAGCGTCTACGGGCAGCCCTGGTTCCAGAACAAGCCGGCCACCGGCTACCCGGCCAACCTGCCAGGCGTGTGGGATGCCACCTGGGGCTTCCTCGTGAAGGAGAACCGTGCTCCGGTCTTCGTGGGTGAGTTCGGCACGAAGCTGCAGATCGACTCCGACCGCCAGTGGCTCCAGACGCTCTCGAGCTATCTCAAGGGCAACGGGATGAGCTTCTCCGTCTGGTCGCTCAATCCCAACTCCGATGATACCGGGGGCGTGCTCCAGGATGACTGGACGACGGTACAGCAGGCGAAGCAGACGCTGATCGCGCCCGCGCTCGCCCCGCTCATCCCGTAG
- the larC gene encoding nickel pincer cofactor biosynthesis protein LarC, which yields MRKVLYLEPVGGIAGDMFLAAGVDLGVSPEAIEQALGGLKVPGWRLAVSRAVRHAISGTHLDVVLDEREAHPHRAYSDIRQLIEAAPTLSPRAKERALAVFRAIGEAEAKVHGVSIDAIHFHEVGAVDSIVDICGAAVVLDLLGDPEVYAAPPPLGSGTIRVAHGNMPIPVPATLELLKDVPVRFEGVGELTTPTGAALLKVLARIGQPPPDFIVERIGYGVGTKDFRDRPNVLRASMGRAEARAEGLWVLESNLDDSTPQLLGYLLEHLLGKGALDAWVVPATMKKARPGHVLSVLVEGGAKESVMDVLLRESTTLGVRAHPVERMALERDWVEVETPWGGVRVKRGLRNGVVLNAHPEFEDCREVAEAAGVPLKQVMAAALAALGSGARQR from the coding sequence GTGCGGAAAGTGCTCTACCTGGAGCCGGTGGGAGGCATCGCCGGGGATATGTTCCTGGCGGCGGGCGTCGACCTGGGCGTGTCGCCGGAGGCCATCGAGCAGGCGCTGGGCGGGTTGAAGGTGCCGGGCTGGAGGCTGGCGGTGAGCCGCGCGGTGCGGCACGCCATCAGCGGCACGCACCTGGACGTGGTGCTGGACGAGCGCGAGGCGCACCCGCACCGGGCCTACTCGGACATCCGCCAGCTCATCGAGGCGGCGCCCACGCTGTCGCCCCGGGCGAAGGAGCGGGCGCTGGCGGTATTCCGGGCCATCGGCGAGGCCGAGGCGAAGGTGCACGGGGTGTCCATCGACGCCATCCACTTCCACGAGGTGGGGGCGGTGGACTCCATCGTGGACATCTGCGGGGCGGCGGTGGTGTTGGACCTGCTGGGAGACCCGGAGGTGTACGCGGCGCCGCCTCCACTGGGGAGCGGCACCATCCGGGTGGCGCACGGGAACATGCCCATTCCGGTGCCGGCCACGCTGGAGTTGCTCAAGGACGTGCCGGTGCGCTTCGAGGGCGTGGGCGAGCTGACGACGCCCACGGGCGCGGCGCTGCTGAAGGTGCTGGCGCGCATCGGCCAGCCGCCGCCGGACTTCATCGTGGAGCGCATCGGCTACGGCGTGGGGACGAAGGACTTCAGGGACAGACCCAACGTGCTGCGCGCGTCCATGGGCCGTGCCGAGGCTCGAGCCGAGGGCCTCTGGGTGCTGGAGTCGAACCTGGATGACAGCACGCCGCAGCTGCTCGGGTACCTGCTCGAGCACCTGCTCGGGAAGGGCGCGTTGGATGCGTGGGTGGTGCCCGCGACGATGAAGAAGGCGCGGCCGGGTCATGTGTTGAGCGTGCTGGTGGAGGGAGGCGCGAAGGAGTCGGTGATGGACGTGCTGCTGCGCGAGTCCACCACGCTCGGAGTCCGCGCCCACCCGGTGGAGCGGATGGCGTTGGAGCGGGACTGGGTGGAGGTGGAGACGCCATGGGGCGGGGTGCGCGTGAAGCGTGGCCTGCGCAATGGCGTGGTGCTCAACGCCCATCCCGAGTTCGAGGACTGCCGCGAGGTGGCCGAAGCCGCCGGGGTGCCGCTGAAGCAGGTGATGGCGGCCGCGCTCGCGGCGCTCGGCTCGGGGGCCAGACAACGATGA
- a CDS encoding DUF3616 domain-containing protein has protein sequence MRRWMVPVTGALAACFLLAAGCGQEEFGGNDTESGFFLGGQELTGAQSTSFQDGVSPSSSYAGTRDSMIEEEDSDDNHGGDTSISASGDTPAGSGNENYILLQWDVSSIPANAIVRSASIVVTVSDKADQTYDFYELTRAWTESQVTWERADSSHDWASNGADGSGDRDTTSLGSIRASSTGTYTVTLNARGLEVVQKWVTTPSSNHGVIIANKDNDNRLEIRSSEYSTRSSRPKLTVTWDMPGGGTDAGTGGGDAGTPPAPVSGTYKGTCDGSGGVWIDSTHFLNFNDESQSARIFTRGTSAASVQSKDLSSALGLSSSDEADFEDAARVGNRIYVTGSQARNKNGELETSRYKFFAIDISGTVPAVSLQVAGTYSNLLKDMLDASNWLDANTSVISLLNERSRLSEDTVAELAPKLSGTNVEGLAALPTGGLVIGFRNPQSGSSALMVTLTNPDAVISGARAKFGRAILVNLGGYGIRGMAWSEAHQAVLILSGPHDESSGPFALWKWSGDASSAPVKVRELTAPSNSAPEVVIPYPGSKDVQVVFDMGSNLINGTSCKDVSSSSQYFSDVLVHVD, from the coding sequence ATGCGTAGATGGATGGTTCCGGTCACCGGTGCTCTGGCCGCGTGCTTCTTGCTCGCAGCGGGGTGTGGGCAGGAGGAATTTGGCGGAAATGATACGGAGTCCGGCTTCTTCCTCGGGGGTCAGGAGCTGACGGGCGCGCAGAGCACGTCGTTCCAGGACGGGGTGTCTCCGTCTTCGAGCTACGCGGGCACCCGCGACTCGATGATCGAGGAGGAGGACTCCGACGACAACCACGGCGGCGACACCAGCATCTCGGCGAGCGGCGACACGCCCGCGGGGAGCGGCAACGAGAACTACATCCTGCTGCAGTGGGACGTGTCGAGCATCCCCGCGAACGCGATCGTCCGCTCCGCGTCGATCGTCGTCACGGTGTCCGACAAGGCGGATCAGACCTACGACTTCTACGAGCTGACGCGCGCGTGGACCGAGAGCCAGGTCACGTGGGAGCGGGCGGACAGCAGCCACGACTGGGCCTCGAATGGCGCGGATGGCAGTGGCGACCGGGACACGACCTCGCTGGGCTCCATCCGGGCCTCCTCGACGGGGACGTACACCGTGACGCTGAACGCGAGGGGACTCGAGGTGGTGCAGAAGTGGGTGACCACGCCCTCCAGCAACCACGGGGTCATCATCGCCAACAAGGACAACGACAACCGGCTGGAGATCCGCTCCAGTGAGTACTCGACCCGGTCCTCCCGCCCGAAGCTGACCGTGACCTGGGACATGCCCGGTGGCGGCACGGATGCGGGCACGGGCGGCGGTGACGCCGGTACTCCTCCTGCTCCGGTCTCGGGGACGTACAAGGGGACCTGCGACGGCTCCGGCGGGGTGTGGATCGACTCCACCCACTTCTTGAACTTCAACGACGAGTCCCAGTCCGCGCGCATCTTCACCCGGGGCACGAGTGCCGCGTCGGTCCAGAGCAAGGACCTGAGCAGCGCGCTGGGCCTCTCGTCCTCGGACGAGGCGGACTTCGAGGACGCCGCTCGCGTGGGCAACCGCATCTACGTGACTGGCTCCCAGGCGCGGAACAAGAACGGGGAGCTGGAGACCTCGCGCTACAAGTTCTTCGCCATCGACATTTCGGGCACGGTGCCCGCTGTCTCGCTCCAGGTCGCGGGGACCTATTCGAACCTGCTGAAGGACATGCTGGACGCGTCCAACTGGCTCGACGCGAACACCTCGGTCATCTCGCTGCTGAATGAGCGCTCGCGGCTGTCGGAGGACACGGTGGCGGAGCTGGCGCCGAAGTTGAGTGGAACCAACGTCGAGGGGCTGGCGGCGCTGCCCACCGGCGGTCTGGTGATTGGCTTCCGCAACCCCCAGTCCGGTTCGAGTGCGCTGATGGTCACGCTGACCAACCCGGACGCGGTGATCTCGGGTGCCAGGGCGAAGTTCGGCCGGGCCATCCTGGTGAACCTGGGTGGGTACGGCATCCGGGGCATGGCGTGGTCGGAGGCCCATCAGGCGGTGCTGATCCTCAGTGGTCCGCATGACGAGAGCAGCGGGCCGTTCGCGCTCTGGAAATGGAGCGGCGACGCGAGCAGCGCGCCGGTGAAGGTGCGGGAGCTGACCGCGCCATCGAACTCCGCTCCGGAGGTGGTCATCCCGTATCCCGGCTCGAAGGACGTGCAGGTCGTGTTCGACATGGGCTCGAACCTGATCAACGGGACGTCCTGCAAGGACGTGTCGTCCTCCAGCCAGTACTTCAGCGACGTGCTCGTTCACGTGGACTGA
- a CDS encoding ABC transporter permease, with protein MLEREVRILFGKEWRQLLRSRGAMVSALLLPMILLVIVPGLQMLGLKTGMSKPVNLPSGVELPPGLRELTQDPVSMMRGMLVPFIALGGLIVPSVTASYILITERESRTLELLVALPVRVGQILLAKLLALLALASSVTLVLFSIDAVLILVLGIGSPGFVLVLLALLLSAMTYSTTTALLVSLLARDFRTSNNINGLLLGPVILVCFGVMLAVPNPVLSALLLAVLFAVGAVVATFVALKVITFERLLR; from the coding sequence ATGCTCGAGCGTGAGGTTCGCATCCTCTTTGGCAAGGAGTGGCGCCAGTTGCTGCGCAGCCGCGGCGCGATGGTGTCGGCGCTGCTGCTGCCGATGATCCTGCTGGTCATCGTCCCGGGGCTGCAGATGCTCGGGCTGAAGACCGGGATGTCGAAGCCGGTGAACCTCCCGTCCGGGGTGGAGCTTCCCCCGGGGCTCCGGGAGCTCACGCAGGACCCCGTGTCGATGATGCGGGGCATGCTGGTGCCGTTCATCGCGCTCGGCGGGCTCATCGTACCCTCGGTGACGGCCAGCTACATCCTCATCACCGAGCGCGAGTCGCGCACGCTCGAGCTGCTGGTGGCGCTCCCGGTGCGCGTGGGACAGATATTGCTCGCCAAGCTGCTGGCCCTGCTCGCGCTGGCCTCGTCCGTCACGCTGGTGCTCTTCTCCATCGACGCGGTGCTCATCCTCGTGTTGGGCATCGGCTCGCCCGGTTTCGTGTTGGTGCTCCTGGCGTTGCTGCTCTCGGCGATGACCTACTCCACCACCACCGCGCTGCTCGTCAGCCTGCTCGCGCGCGACTTCCGCACGTCCAACAACATCAACGGGCTGCTGCTCGGTCCGGTCATCCTCGTGTGCTTCGGCGTCATGCTGGCGGTACCGAACCCCGTCCTATCCGCGCTGCTTCTCGCGGTGTTGTTCGCGGTGGGCGCGGTGGTGGCCACCTTCGTGGCGTTGAAGGTCATCACCTTCGAGCGGCTGCTACGCTGA